The following are from one region of the Haloactinomyces albus genome:
- the nuoH gene encoding NADH-quinone oxidoreductase subunit NuoH, translating into MTETARLLADDPIWLILIKVVGTFAFLVVMTLLTIWAERRVIGRMQHRPGPNRAGPFGILQSLADGLKLAFKEDIRPVLADKWVYILAPVISATPALVSFSVMPIAPKVTLFGEETALQLVELPVGLLVVLASASIGVYGIVLAGWASGSPYPLLGSLRSAAQVISYEIAMGLSFVAVIMYSGTLSTAGIVEAQAGGWFFALLPFSFAVYVIAMVGETNRAPFDLPEAESELVGGFHTEYSSLKFALFFLAEYINMVTVSALATTLFLGGWHAPWPLSLIGDGVLNTGWWPALWFLLKTLGFLFLFIWLRATLPRLRYDQFMNLGWKVLVPVSLVWICAVTAIRGLRNTEVVSSQQFLLIGGGAIAVLLVATFLIPDRPPEEPESEPEAPLSGGGYPVPPLDLRVPQTPRRRTPVSSGVSAAEHPRTQSSEDGEGGNSSTKEAPDGSV; encoded by the coding sequence ATGACCGAGACAGCCAGGCTGCTCGCCGACGACCCGATCTGGCTCATCCTGATCAAGGTCGTGGGAACCTTCGCCTTTCTGGTCGTGATGACGCTGCTCACGATCTGGGCCGAACGGCGCGTGATCGGCAGGATGCAGCACCGGCCGGGGCCCAACCGTGCGGGCCCGTTCGGGATCCTGCAGTCGCTGGCCGACGGGTTGAAACTGGCCTTCAAGGAGGACATCCGCCCGGTTCTGGCCGACAAGTGGGTCTACATCCTGGCGCCGGTGATCTCGGCGACTCCCGCGCTGGTGTCGTTCTCGGTGATGCCGATCGCCCCGAAGGTCACTCTCTTCGGGGAGGAAACCGCGCTGCAGCTGGTGGAGTTGCCGGTCGGACTGCTCGTCGTGCTCGCCAGCGCCTCCATCGGCGTGTACGGGATCGTGCTGGCCGGGTGGGCGTCGGGTTCGCCGTATCCGCTGCTGGGCTCGCTGCGCTCGGCAGCGCAGGTGATCTCCTACGAGATCGCGATGGGGCTGTCGTTCGTCGCGGTCATCATGTACTCGGGGACCCTGTCCACCGCAGGCATCGTCGAGGCACAGGCGGGTGGCTGGTTCTTCGCGTTGCTGCCGTTCAGCTTCGCGGTCTACGTGATCGCGATGGTCGGTGAGACCAACCGGGCCCCCTTCGACCTGCCCGAGGCCGAATCCGAGCTCGTCGGCGGGTTCCACACCGAGTACTCCTCGCTGAAGTTCGCGCTGTTCTTCCTGGCCGAATACATCAACATGGTCACGGTTTCCGCACTGGCCACCACGCTGTTCCTCGGTGGCTGGCACGCACCGTGGCCGCTGTCGCTGATCGGTGACGGAGTGCTCAACACCGGCTGGTGGCCCGCGCTGTGGTTCCTGCTCAAGACCCTCGGGTTCCTGTTCCTGTTCATCTGGCTGCGTGCCACGCTGCCGCGTCTGCGTTACGACCAGTTCATGAACCTGGGCTGGAAGGTGCTGGTGCCGGTCAGCCTGGTGTGGATCTGCGCGGTCACCGCGATCAGGGGACTGCGCAATACCGAGGTGGTCAGCTCCCAGCAGTTCCTGCTCATCGGGGGAGGAGCCATCGCCGTACTGCTCGTGGCGACGTTCCTCATTCCCGACCGGCCTCCAGAGGAACCCGAGTCCGAGCCGGAGGCACCGCTGTCCGGCGGTGGCTATCCCGTCCCGCCGCTGGACCTCCGGGTGCCGCAGACCCCACGACGGCGCACGCCGGTGTCGTCCGGTGTGTCGGCCGCCGAACACCCGCGAACGCAGTCGTCGGAAGACGGCGAGGGTGGCAACAGCTCAACGAAGGAGGCGCCCGATGGGAGTGTTTGA